In the genome of Amphiura filiformis chromosome 4, Afil_fr2py, whole genome shotgun sequence, one region contains:
- the LOC140149558 gene encoding uncharacterized protein, which translates to MYAGWRNWGLPDGWIVRNPMYNDPGGMVQGPPGFWPTRRRESSLAGFPTKQQPSQEPRPLTTIAENESEKPRIGSVRDIDNSFGYFATNVTSAHGFVHIYTASSIIGRIIWTLIVLGAIAAFIWQMEGLVARFIAFGTVTEVTITTQTQLEFPAVTVCNLNSLRRSAIAKSKHRHVLYVDDLTPLPYYIPCQEGDFLCDNEYLCVRSYLLCDGVDHCKDKSDEKNCTYGPCGAGQFKCNKGSNVGYCIRDQMKCDGTKTCYDGEDEWDCTCRTNEFKCIKQGGCIGRNSVCDGNSNCVDESDEEYCPDLANDCDGGYVCDDSFPEKCIPARFLCDGVQDCDLADDEVKGSDACNYLKPADAPEECIYGEFDCQNGECIPEQYKCDQYPDCSNRMDEMDCGRVRCDPEFEQMCGNMWQCVDEYDVCDFFQTCEPTCEGEDPTCVRGDPTDEKDCTCLAETGDETPLYAVNCAATMSLPGSVQYAENAPSDAVEIFVKCSGRNDNIPAYAHYLKFECNGQLTCADVSNEMPQTCTSVFTDCYVNTNGADYKGTVATSANNDPCVKWNAPLPVAYGIETDNPLIGKDELVKEVEYYVPSRNDRE; encoded by the exons ACCTCCTGGATTTTGGCCAACAAGAAGAAGAGAGAGTTCTCTAGCGGGATTCCCAACTAAACAACAACCATCACAAGAGCCACGCCCTTTAACGACAATAGCAGAAAATGAGAGCGAGAAACCAAGAATAGGTAGCGTGAGGGATATTGACAACAGTTTTGGTTACTTCGCCACCAATGTAACTTCTGCCCATGGTTTTGTACATATCTATACTGCATCGTCAATAATTGGGCGGATTATATGGACATTGATCGTGTTGGGAGCAATTGCTGCTTTCATCTGGCAAATGGAAGGCTTGGTCGCTCGATTTATTGCATTTGGTACGGTTACCGAG GTGACCATCACTACACAAACTCAACTAGAATTTCCCGCTGTTACGGTATGCAACTTAAATAGTTTAAGGAGATCAGCTATTGCGAAATCCAAACACAGGCATGTTCTCTACGTTGATGACTTAACTCCGCTGCCTTACTACA TTCCCTGTCAGGAGGGTGATTTTCTTTGCGATAATGAATATCTATGCGTACGTTCCTACCTACTATGCGACGGAGTAGATCATTGTAAAGACAAGTCGGACGAAAAGAACTGCACCTATG GACCCTGTGGTGCTGGTCAATTTAAATGCAACAAGGGAAGCAATGTAGGTTATTGTATTCGAGACCAAATGAAATGTGATGGAACCAAAACGTGTTATGACGGAGAGGATGAATGGGATTGCA CATGTCGTACGAATGAATTCAAATGCATCAAGCAAGGTGGTTGCATAGGACGAAACTCAGTCTGCGATGGTAATTCTAACTGCGTAGATGAGAGCGATGAAGAATACTGTC CTGATTTGGCAAATGACTGTGACGGTGGCTATGTTTGTGATGATTCGTTCCCCGAAAAGTGCATTCCCGCACGATTTTTGTGCGATGGTGTACAGGATTGTGACTTAGCCGATGACGAAGTCAAAGGCAGTGATGCGTGCAATTACCTTAAACCTGCAG ATGCACCGGAGGAATGCATTTATGGGGAATTTGATTGTCAAAATGGAGAATGCATACCAGAGCAATACAAGTGTGATCAGTATCCGGACTGTTCAAATAGGATGGATGAGATGGATTGTG GAAGAGTTCGTTGTGATCCTGAATTCGAACAAATGTGTGGCAATATGTGGCAATGTGTTGACGAATACGATGTCTGTGACTTTTTCCAAACATGCGAACCAACATGTGAAGGAGAAGACCCAACATGTGTAAGAGGCGACCCGACTGATGAAAAAGACTGCA CTTGTCTTGCCGAAACTGGAGATGAGACGCCTCTCTATGCAGTGAATTGTGCTGCTACCATGAGTTTGCCCGGTAGTGTGCAATATGCTGAAAATGCGCCTTCTGACGCGG TGGAAATATTTGTGAAGTGTTCCGGACGGAACGATAATATCCCAGCATATGCCCACTATCTTAAGTTCGAATGTAATGGTCAACTGACATGCGCAGATGTAAGCAACGAAATGCCGCAGACATGCACTTCTG TGTTCACTGATTGCTACGTCAATACCAATGGAGCTGACTACAAAGGCACTGTTGCCACTAGTGCCAATAATGATCCATGTGTAAAATGGAATGCGCCCCTCCCAGTAGCCTATGGAATTGAGACGGATAATCCGTTGATAG GAAaagatgagttggtcaaagaagTTGAGTACTATGTACCTAGCCGGAACGATCGTGAGTAG